From Mus musculus strain C57BL/6J chromosome 8, GRCm38.p6 C57BL/6J, a single genomic window includes:
- the F2rl3 gene encoding proteinase-activated receptor 4 preproprotein, with the protein MCWPLLYPLVLGLSISLAEGIQTPSIYDDVESTRGSHEGPLGPTVELKEPKSSDKPNPRGYPGKFCANDSDTLELPASSQALLLGWVPTRLVPALYGLVVAVGLPANGLALWVLATRVPRLPSTILLMNLAVADLLLALVLPPRLAYHLRGQRWPFGEAACRVATAALYGHMYGSVLLLAAVSLDRYLALVHPLRARALRGQRLTTGLCLVAWLSAATLALPLTLHRQTFRLAGSDRMLCHDALPLTEQTSHWRPAFICLAVLGCFVPLLAMGLCYGATLRALAANGQRYSHALRLTALVLFSAVASFTPSNVLLVLHYSNPSPEAWGNLYGAYVPSLALSTLNSCVDPFIYYYVSHEFREKVRAMLCRQPEASSSSQASREAGSRGTAICSSTLL; encoded by the exons ATGTGCTGGCCGCTGCTGTATCCTTTGGTGCTGGGGCTCAGCATCAGCCTGGCAGAGGGCATCCAGACCCCCAGCATCTACGATGATGTAGAGAGTACCAGGGGAAGCCATG AAGGCCCTCTGGGTCCCACAGTAGAACTCAAGGAGCCGAAGTCCTCAGACAAGCCTAATCCACGAGGCTACCCGGGCAAATTCTGTGCCAACGACAGTGACACGCTGGAGCTCCCGGCCAGCTCTCAAGCACTGCTGCTGGGGTGGGTCCCCACGAGGCTGGTACCTGCCCTCTATGGGCTTGTGGTGGCTGTGGGGCTGCCTGCCAATGGGCTGGCGCTGTGGGTGCTGGCCACAAGGGTGCCACGCCTGCCATCCACCATTCTGCTCATGAACCTGGCAGTGGCTGATCTGCTGTTGGCCCTGGTGCTGCCACCACGACTGGCTTACCACTTGCGTGGCCAGCGCTGGCCATTTGGTGAGGCTGCCTGCCGGGTGGCCACAGCTGCCCTCTATGGCCACATGTATGGTTCAGTGTTGCTGCTGGCTGCAGTCAGCTTGGACAGATACCTGGCCCTGGTGCATCCTTTGCGGGCCCGTGCACTGCGTGGTCAACGCCTCACTACTGGACTCTGTTTGGTGGCCTGGCTCTCTGCAGCCACCCTGGCCTTGCCTCTCACTCTGCATCGGCAGACCTTCCGATTAGCTGGCTCCGATCGCATGCTGTGTCATGATGCGCTGCCCCTGACTGAGCAGACCTCCCACTGGAGACCGGCCTTCatctgcctggctgtcctgggctgcTTCGTGCCACTGCTGGCCATGGGCCTGTGCTATGGAGCCACCCTTCGTGCACTGGCGGCCAATGGCCAGCGCTACAGCCATGCACTCAGACTGACAGCCCTGGTACTGTTCTCGGCAGTGGCCTCTTTCACACCTAGCAATGTGCTGCTGGTGCTGCACTATTCAAACCCGAGCCCTGAGGCCTGGGGCAATCTCTATGGAGCCTATGTGCCCAGCCTGGCACTCAGCACCCTCAACAGCTGCGTAGACCCTTTCATCTACTACTATGTGTCCCATGAGTTCAGGGAGAAGGTACGCGCTATGTTGTGTCGCCAGCCGGAGGCCAGCAGCTCCTCTCAGGCCTCCAGGGAGGCTGGAAGCCGAGGGACTGCCATTTGCTCCTCTACACTTCTGTGA